The following proteins are encoded in a genomic region of Burkholderia gladioli:
- the kdgD gene encoding 5-dehydro-4-deoxyglucarate dehydratase gives MTTPQELKQIISEGLLSFPVTDFDAEGNFRPSTYVERLEWLAPYGASALFVAGGTGEFFSLTRDDYSNVVRTAAETCKGKVPILAGAGGPTRVAIEYAREAQRLGANGVLLMPHYLTEASQEGIADHAEQVCKAVPDIGVIIYNRANSKLNADMLERLAERCPNLIGFKDGVGEIEAMVTIRRRLGDRFAYLGGLPTAEVYAAAYKALGVPVYSSAVFNFIPKTAMDFYRAIAADDHATVGKLIDEFFLPYLKIRNRRAGYAVSIVKAGAKLVGHDAGPVRAPLTDLNEAELAELDVLIKKLGAQ, from the coding sequence ATGACCACGCCTCAGGAACTCAAGCAGATCATCTCGGAAGGCCTGCTGTCCTTCCCCGTCACCGACTTCGACGCCGAGGGCAACTTCCGCCCGAGCACCTATGTCGAGCGCCTCGAATGGCTCGCCCCCTACGGCGCCTCGGCGCTGTTCGTGGCCGGCGGCACGGGCGAGTTCTTCTCGCTGACCCGCGACGACTACTCGAACGTGGTGCGCACCGCCGCCGAGACCTGCAAGGGCAAGGTGCCGATCCTGGCCGGCGCAGGCGGCCCCACCCGCGTGGCCATCGAATACGCCAGGGAAGCCCAGCGCCTGGGCGCCAACGGCGTGCTGCTGATGCCGCATTACCTGACCGAAGCCTCGCAGGAAGGCATCGCCGATCACGCCGAGCAGGTCTGCAAGGCCGTGCCGGACATCGGCGTGATCATCTACAACCGCGCCAATTCCAAGCTCAACGCCGACATGCTCGAGCGCCTGGCCGAGCGTTGCCCGAACCTGATCGGCTTCAAGGACGGCGTGGGCGAGATCGAAGCGATGGTGACCATCCGCCGTCGCCTGGGCGATCGCTTCGCCTACCTGGGCGGGCTGCCGACCGCGGAAGTCTATGCCGCGGCCTACAAGGCGCTGGGCGTGCCGGTCTACTCGTCGGCGGTGTTCAACTTCATCCCGAAGACGGCGATGGACTTCTACCGCGCGATCGCGGCCGACGATCACGCCACCGTCGGCAAGCTGATCGACGAGTTCTTCCTGCCCTACCTGAAGATCCGCAACCGCCGCGCGGGTTACGCGGTCAGCATCGTGAAGGCCGGCGCCAAGCTGGTCGGCCACGACGCGGGCCCGGTGCGCGCCCCGCTGACGGACCTGAACGAAGCCGAACTGGCCGAGCTCGATGTGCTGATCAAGAAGCTCGGCGCGCAGTAA
- the garD gene encoding galactarate dehydratase yields MSQSPLYIRVHPDDNVAIVVNDGGLPAGAQFADGLTLCEGVPQGHKVALVDLKEGDPVLRYHVVIGYASKDLPRGSWVNERTLRMPEPPGLENLPLATRKAPEQAPLEGYTFEGYRNADGSVGTRNILAITTTVQCVSGVVEFAVERIKRELLPRFPNVDGVVGLEHTYGCGVAIEAPGAEIPIRTLRNISLNPNFGGEVMVVSLGCEKLQPERLLPAGAIPVAADKPDNGGVVCLQDPAHVGFMSMIDSIMAMAEQHLERLNRRRRETVPAAELVVGVQCGGSDAFSGLTANPAVGFAADLLVRAGATIMFSEVTEVRDGVAQLTSRAANEEVARDIIREMAWYDAYLQRGQVDRSANTTPGNKKGGLSNIVEKAMGSIVKSGSSAISGVVSPGERARQKGLLYTATPASDFICGTLQLAAGMNLHIFTTGRGTPYGLAQVPVIKVATRSDLARRWHDLMDVDAGTIATGQKSIEEVGWEMFQLMLDVASGRKTWAEQWKLANALTLFNPAPVT; encoded by the coding sequence ATGTCCCAGTCCCCTCTCTATATCCGCGTCCATCCGGACGACAATGTCGCGATCGTGGTGAATGACGGCGGGCTGCCCGCGGGCGCGCAGTTCGCCGATGGGCTGACTTTGTGCGAAGGCGTGCCGCAAGGGCACAAGGTGGCGCTGGTCGATCTGAAGGAAGGCGATCCGGTGCTGCGCTACCACGTGGTGATCGGCTACGCCTCGAAGGACCTGCCGCGCGGCAGTTGGGTCAACGAGCGCACGCTGCGCATGCCCGAGCCGCCCGGCCTGGAGAACCTGCCGCTGGCCACGCGCAAGGCGCCCGAGCAGGCGCCGCTGGAGGGTTATACCTTCGAGGGCTACCGCAACGCGGACGGCTCGGTCGGCACGCGCAACATCCTGGCGATCACCACCACCGTGCAGTGCGTGTCGGGCGTGGTCGAGTTCGCGGTCGAGCGCATCAAGCGCGAGCTGCTGCCGCGTTTTCCGAACGTCGATGGCGTGGTGGGCCTCGAGCACACCTATGGCTGCGGCGTCGCGATCGAGGCGCCGGGTGCCGAGATTCCGATCCGCACGCTGCGCAACATCAGCCTGAATCCGAACTTCGGCGGCGAGGTGATGGTGGTCAGCCTGGGCTGCGAGAAGCTGCAGCCGGAGCGCCTGCTGCCGGCCGGCGCGATTCCGGTGGCGGCCGACAAGCCCGACAACGGCGGCGTGGTCTGCCTGCAGGACCCGGCGCACGTCGGCTTCATGTCGATGATCGACTCGATCATGGCGATGGCGGAACAGCACCTGGAACGCCTGAACCGGCGTCGCCGCGAGACGGTGCCGGCCGCGGAACTGGTGGTGGGCGTCCAGTGCGGCGGCAGCGATGCGTTCTCGGGCCTGACGGCCAATCCGGCGGTGGGCTTCGCGGCCGACCTGCTGGTGCGCGCCGGCGCGACCATCATGTTCTCCGAGGTGACCGAGGTGCGCGACGGCGTCGCGCAACTGACATCGCGCGCGGCCAACGAGGAGGTGGCGCGCGACATCATCCGCGAGATGGCCTGGTACGACGCCTACCTGCAGCGCGGGCAGGTGGACCGCAGCGCCAACACCACGCCCGGCAACAAGAAGGGCGGCCTGTCGAACATCGTCGAGAAGGCGATGGGCTCGATCGTGAAGTCGGGCAGCTCGGCGATCTCGGGCGTGGTCAGCCCGGGCGAGCGCGCCAGGCAGAAAGGCCTGCTCTACACGGCGACGCCGGCCAGCGACTTCATCTGCGGCACCCTGCAACTGGCGGCCGGCATGAACCTGCACATCTTCACCACCGGCCGCGGCACGCCTTACGGGCTCGCGCAGGTGCCGGTGATCAAGGTGGCCACGCGCAGCGACCTGGCGCGCCGCTGGCACGACCTGATGGACGTGGACGCGGGCACCATCGCGACCGGCCAGAAGAGCATCGAGGAGGTGGGCTGGGAGATGTTCCAGTTGATGCTGGACGTCGCGAGCGGCCGCAAGACCTGGGCCGAGCAGTGGAAGCTGGCGAATGCGCTGACGCTGTTCAACCCGGCGCCGGTGACCTGA
- a CDS encoding DoxX family protein produces the protein MTRPVDSGVIFIARLLMAALFLWGGVMKLLGYGEFVTYLKGMYVPFAQFAAPLVIAIEGLGALLLIVGYRVKPVALLLAAYTIVTALIGHNFWDATSPAVQHDMVVHFWKNVAIAGGFLLLFVTGAGGASIDAMRRQPAYGVLR, from the coding sequence ATGACGCGTCCCGTCGATTCCGGCGTGATCTTCATCGCGAGGCTGTTGATGGCGGCCCTGTTCTTGTGGGGCGGCGTGATGAAACTGCTCGGCTACGGCGAATTCGTCACCTATCTGAAGGGCATGTACGTGCCCTTCGCGCAGTTCGCGGCGCCGCTGGTGATCGCCATCGAGGGGCTCGGCGCGCTGCTGCTGATCGTCGGTTATCGCGTCAAGCCGGTCGCGCTGCTGCTGGCCGCCTACACCATCGTCACGGCCCTGATCGGCCACAACTTCTGGGATGCCACCAGCCCGGCCGTGCAGCACGACATGGTGGTGCATTTCTGGAAGAACGTCGCGATCGCGGGTGGATTCCTGCTGCTGTTCGTGACGGGCGCGGGCGGCGCGAGCATCGACGCGATGCGCCGCCAGCCCGCCTACGGCGTGCTGCGCTGA
- a CDS encoding MFS transporter has product MQAYETGSAPSAVADRALTRSDYKTLSLAALGGALEFYDFIIFVFFAPAIGQLFFPHDIPDWLRQLQTFAIFAAGYLARPLGGIIMAHFGDLVGRKRMFTLSVLLMSVPTLLMGLLPTFDSIGILAPVLLLLFRILQGAAVGGEVPGAWVFVSEHVPARRIGYACGTLTAGLTAGILLGSLVAGGINRHFSPAEISAYAWRIPFLLGGVFGLFSVYLRRWLHETPVFAELQARKALAAEIPLKAVLRDHGRAVIVSMLLTWMLSAAIVVVILMTPTLLQKQFHIPAATALFANSIATVGLTIGCVVAGALADRFGAKLVLAVGSLLLAACFCTLFAKVAADASTLVPLYALTGFLVGTVGAVPSAMVRSFPAVIRFSGISFSYNIAYAIFGGLSPVIVSLMIKSNPFAATAYVGAVCVIGALAALCTRNAR; this is encoded by the coding sequence ATGCAAGCATACGAAACGGGCAGCGCGCCGAGCGCCGTTGCCGACCGCGCCCTGACGCGCAGCGACTACAAGACCTTGAGCCTGGCCGCCCTCGGCGGCGCACTCGAGTTCTACGACTTCATCATCTTCGTGTTCTTCGCGCCAGCGATCGGGCAGTTGTTCTTCCCGCACGACATCCCCGACTGGCTGCGCCAGTTGCAGACCTTCGCGATCTTCGCGGCCGGCTATCTGGCGCGTCCGCTGGGCGGCATCATCATGGCGCACTTCGGCGACCTGGTCGGCCGCAAGCGCATGTTCACGCTGAGCGTGCTGCTGATGTCGGTGCCGACGCTGCTGATGGGCCTGCTGCCGACCTTCGACTCGATCGGCATCCTGGCTCCGGTGCTGCTCCTGCTGTTCCGCATCCTGCAGGGCGCGGCGGTGGGCGGCGAAGTGCCGGGCGCCTGGGTGTTCGTCTCCGAGCACGTGCCGGCGCGCCGCATCGGCTACGCCTGCGGCACGCTCACGGCGGGCCTGACGGCCGGCATCCTGCTCGGCTCGCTGGTGGCCGGCGGCATCAACCGGCACTTCTCGCCGGCCGAGATCAGCGCCTATGCCTGGCGCATCCCGTTCCTGCTCGGCGGCGTGTTCGGCCTGTTCTCCGTCTACCTGCGCCGCTGGCTGCACGAGACGCCGGTGTTCGCCGAGTTGCAGGCGCGCAAGGCGCTGGCCGCCGAGATCCCGCTCAAGGCGGTGCTGCGCGACCATGGCCGCGCCGTGATCGTCTCGATGCTGCTGACCTGGATGCTGTCGGCCGCGATCGTGGTGGTGATCCTGATGACGCCGACCCTGCTGCAGAAGCAGTTCCACATCCCTGCCGCCACCGCGCTGTTCGCCAACAGCATCGCCACCGTGGGCCTGACGATCGGCTGCGTGGTAGCCGGCGCGCTGGCCGACCGCTTCGGCGCGAAGCTCGTGCTGGCGGTCGGCTCGCTGCTGCTGGCCGCCTGCTTCTGCACGCTGTTCGCCAAGGTGGCCGCCGATGCCTCGACGCTGGTGCCGCTCTACGCGCTGACCGGTTTCCTGGTCGGCACGGTCGGCGCGGTGCCCTCGGCGATGGTGCGCAGCTTCCCCGCCGTGATCCGCTTCTCCGGCATTTCGTTCTCGTACAACATCGCCTACGCGATCTTCGGCGGCCTCTCGCCCGTGATCGTGTCGCTGATGATCAAGTCGAATCCGTTCGCGGCAACCGCCTATGTCGGCGCGGTCTGCGTGATCGGCGCGCTGGCCGCGCTCTGCACGCGCAACGCGCGCTGA